In one window of Henckelia pumila isolate YLH828 chromosome 1, ASM3356847v2, whole genome shotgun sequence DNA:
- the LOC140874786 gene encoding uncharacterized protein, whose product MELMIHTKQTRQDFCLFSHKTSRRRKDITFLLCSKSVWKKQGSRNLRSARNRVSAVSKVETFNADNGGLRLSNVERSALGQGNPSHSFEEFESNNLLRRLVRNGELDEGFNHLETMVYSGAIPDIIPCTSLIRGFCRIGKTSKATRIMEILEESGAVPDVITYNVLISGYCKSGEIYKALKLLDRMSVAPDVVTYNTILRSLCDSGKLKQAMEVLDSQLQKECYPDVITYTILIEATCKENGVEQAMKLLDEMRIKGCKPDVVTYNVLVNGICKEGRLDEAIKFLNDMPSYGIQPNVITHNIILRSMCSTGRWMDAEKLLADMLRKGCSPSVVTFNILINFLCRKGLLGRAIDILEKMPKHGCTPNSLSYNPLLHGFCKEKKMHRAIEYLEIMVSRGCYPDIVTYNTLLTALCKDGKVDSAVEILNQLNSKGCSPVLITYNTVIDGLSKMGKTERAMKLLSEMRERGLQPDIITYSSLVGGLSREGKVEEAIKFFRDLENSGVSPNALTYNSIMLGLCKARQTDRAIDFLAHMVTKGCKPNESTYTILIEGLAYEGFTKVALDLLNELCSRGVVKKSCAEHVVAKL is encoded by the coding sequence ATGGAGTTGATGATTCACACGAAGCAGACCCGCCAAGATTTCTGCTTGTTTAGTCACAAGACGTCCAGGCGTCGTAAAGATATTACCTTTCTTCTATGTTCCAAGTCTGTGTGGAAGAAACAAGGTTCAAGAAATCTAAGGAGTGCTCGTAATCGGGTTTCGGCCGTTTCAAAGGTTGAAACTTTTAATGCCGATAATGGTGGGTTGCGGCTGTCGAATGTGGAGAGAAGCGCGCTTGGGCAGGGGAACCCGTCTCATAGCTTTGAGGAGTTCGAGAGTAACAACCTTCTTCGCCGGCTGGTTAGGAATGGGGAGTTGGATGAAGGTTTCAATCATCTTGAAACCATGGTTTACTCGGGTGCCATTCCTGATATCATCCCTTGTACGAGTTTGATTCGTGGGTTCTGTAGAATTGGGAAAACTAGTAAAGCTACAAGGATTATGGAGATTCTTGAGGAATCCGGGGCTGTTCCTGATGTTATAACTTATAATGTGTTGATTAGTGGGTATTGTAAGTCGGGAGAGATTTATAAGGCCTTGAAGTTGTTGGACAGGATGAGTGTTGCCCCGGATGTGGTCACATACAATACGATCCTGCGAAGTTTGTGTGATAGTGGGAAGTTGAAACAAGCCATGGAAGTTCTTGATAGCCAACTGCAAAAGGAATGCTATCCGGATGTGATAACGTACACGATTTTGATTGAAGCTACGTGCAAGGAAAACGGGGTGGAACAGGCTATGAAGCTCTTGGACGAGATGCGAATCAAAGGTTGTAAACCGGATGTAGTTACATATAATGTCCTTGTCAATGGGATTTGCAAGGAAGGGAGATTGGATGAGGCTATCAAATTCTTGAATGATATGCCTTCGTATGGTATCCAGCCGAATGTGATCACGCACAATATTATCTTGCGTAGTATGTGCAGTACTGGGAGGTGGATGGACGCCGAGAAACTGCTGGCCGATATGCTTAGAAAAGGCTGTTCTCCGAGTGTCGTGACCTTTAACATTTTGATTAATTTCTTATGTAGGAAGGGACTACTGGGACGAGCCATTGATATTCTGGAGAAGATGCCTAAACACGGGTGTACTCCAAACTCCTTGAGTTATAATCCATTGCTTCATGGCTTCTGCAAAGAGAAGAAGATGCATAGAGCTATTGAGTATCTAGAAATAATGGTATCCCGAGGATGTTATCCAGATATTGTGACTTACAATACGCTGCTAACGGCTTTATGCAAAGATGGGAAGGTTGACAGCGCCGTTGAGATTCTCAATCAACTGAACAGTAAAGGGTGTTCTCCTGTTTTGATCACCTATAACACCGTGATCGATGGTCTGTCAAAGATGGGAAAGACGGAACGTGCAATGAAACTGTTGTCTGAGATGCGCGAAAGAGGTCTCCAACCTGATATCATCACCTATTCTTCTCTTGTGGGAGGACTTAGTAGAGAAGGGAAGGTTGAGGAAGCCATCAAGTTCTTCCGAGACTTGGAAAATTCGGGCGTCAGCCCCAATGCTCTCACTTATAACTCTATCATGTTAGGACTTTGCAAGGCACGTCAAACAGATCGCGCGATTGATTTCTTGGCGCATATGGTGACAAAAGGATGCAAGCCTAATGAATCTACGTACACTATTTTGATTGAAGGTCTTGCTTATGAAGGTTTCACAAAAGTGGCTCTGGATTTGTTGAATGAGCTGTGTTCTAGAGGAGTTGTGAAGAAAAGCTGTGCAGAACATGTCGTTGCCAAATTGTAG
- the LOC140888302 gene encoding probable inactive DNA (cytosine-5)-methyltransferase DRM3, translating into MCEVVEISDDEGSLVPENDVGIKPKDEVLDYDSPSPKICPQHVVENEASSSRSNLRSAFVGMGFTPSLVDKAMEENGEGNTELLLETLFAYSALRKPESPDSLDSFFDEDTKNDACRDMAFPLKEEPDVCSGDGDKKIMSLLKMNFSIEEVRFAMDKLGKDASIGQLMDYIFAARMARKYEKVARVSMSGGEDGNKEFCNEALFGIMEKTLRLLEIGFSEQEISTAFEKCGCEASLQELTDSIFGVQPAGSYPNLDKYTSTSLSTSTTQTNPRTLHSGLRRCLGNNSFDSITVKTEECHADAVAQVEISDFLEKLKGKRPKEQYPEKSNNWKKLKEEFTEESSDSCRRTLVESRGRISTSTSNRVPVLQRGFNYTGSLEEDTKPPMPIPSPCKTLTGVVAKSPYFLYGNVTSLSRDSWAKISQFLYSVQPEFVNTEIHSALSRKEGYVHNLPTEDRFHIFPKSPMSIQETIPHSRKWWPSWDTRKQFSNISCETSGISQLCDRFGRMLTESKGLLTDAQRRDLLQQCQALNLVWLGHYKLAPIEPEHLECIMGYPPDHTRAAGFSLSDRLKSLKLAFQTDTLAYHLSVLKPLFPGGMTVLSFFNGIGGALVALHRLGIRLKGVVSVEPSETKRKIVTRWWENTGQSGELIQVEDSQKLSSNKLEDLIKKFCGFDIVICQNPYASADSTTDLAALDFSLFVEFVRVLQRVRTTMGRNR; encoded by the exons ATG TGTGAGGTAGTGGAAATATCGGACGATGAGGGCTCTTTGGTGCCTGAGAATGATGTCGGAATCAAACCAAAGGACGAGGTTTTGGACTACGATTCACCTTCGCCGAAAATCTGCCCACAGCATGTGGTG GAAAATGAGGCTAGTTCATCGCGAAGCAATTTAAGATCAGCCTTTGTAGGCATGGGATTTACGCCATCTCTTGTGGATAAAGCAATGGAGGAAAACG GTGAAGGAAATACTGAATTATTACTGGAGACACTCTTTGCATATTCT GCTCTTCGTAAACCAGAGTCACCTGATTCTCTTGATAGCTTTTTTGACGAGGATACAAAAAACGATGCCTGTCGAGATATGGCTTTTCCATTAAAGGAG GAACCTGATGTTTGCAGTGGAGATGGTGACAAGAAAATTATGTCCTTGTTAAAAATGAATTTCTCGATTGAGGAAGTTCGGTTTGCCATGGATAAACTTG GTAAGGATGCATCTATTGGTCAACTAATGGACTACATCTTTGCTGCAAGGATGGCCAGAAAGTATGAAAAGGTTGCGAGAGTTTCAATGAGCGGAGGTGAAGACGGTAACAAG GAATTCTGCAACGAGGCCTTGTTTGGTATTATGGAGAAGACATTGAGATTGCTTGAAATCGGCTTTTCTGAGCAGGAGATTTCAACAGCTTTTGAGAAATGTG GTTGTGAAGCATCTCTGCAAGAGCTTACGGATTCAATTTTTGGTGTTCAACCTGCTGGCAGTTACCCAAATTTGGACAAG TATACCTCGACTTCTTTGAGCACTTCAACTACCCAAACTAATCCTAGAACTTTACACAGTGGGTTGAGACGTTGCTTAGGCAATAATTCTTTTGATTCAATAACTGTAAAAACTGAGGAATGCCATGCAGATGCTGTTGCTCAAGTTGAGATCTCcgattttcttgaaaaattgaAAGGCAAGAGGCCAAAAGAACAGTACCctgaaaaatcaaacaattgGAAGAAGCTGAAGGAAGAGTTTACTGAAGAGTCTAGTGATTCTTGCCGCCGAACACTGGTAGAATCAAGAGGAAGAATCTCCACTTCTACCAGTAATCGTGTCCCAGTCTTGCAGAGAGGATTTAACTATACAGGGAGTCTAGAAGAAGATACAAAGCCACCAATGCCTATTCCCAGCCCTTGCAAAACTCTTACTGGCGTGGTGGCAAAATCCCCTTACTTTCTTTATGGAAACGTGACGAGTCTGTCCCGGGACTCTTGGGCCAAGATCTCACAATTTTTGTATTCAGTTCAGCCTGAGTTTGTGAATACTGAAATTCACTCAGCCTTGAGCAGGAAGGAAGGCTACGTACATAACCTCCCCACTGAAGATCGTTTTCACATTTTCCCAAAGTCACCTATGAGTATTCAAGAAACTATACCACATTCTAGAAAATGGTGGCCCTCATGGGATACAAGGAAGCAGTTCAGCAACATTAGTTGTGAAACAAGTGGAATATCTCAGCTTTGCGACAGGTTTGGAAGAATGTTGACCGAGTCTAAAGGGCTTCTCACAGATGCACAACGGAGAGACCTTCTCCAGCAATGCCAGGCACTGAATCTTGTGTGGCTTGGCCATTACAAGTTGGCCCCAATTGAACCTGAACATCTAGAGTGCATCATGGGCTATCCACCAGATCACACTCGGGCAGCTGGATTTAGCTTGTCAGATAGGCTTAAATCACTTAAACTCGCCTTTCAGACAGACACACTGGCTTACCATCTCTCGGTGCTGAAGCCATTGTTTCCTGGAGGAATGACAGTGTTATCATTCTTTAACGGTATAGGTGGGGCTTTAGTTGCGTTACACAGACTTGGCATTCGTTTGAAAGGTGTTGTTTCTGTGGAGCCAAGTGAAACAAAACGCAAAATCGTCACACGGTGGTGGGAGAACACTGGACAGAGTGGAGAGCTGATCCAGGTCGAAGACAGTCAGAAGCTATCAAGTAACAAGCTTGaagatttgattaaaaagttCTGTGGATTCGATATAGTAATATGTCAGaatccatatgcatctgcagaTAGTACTACTGACCTTGCAGCTTTAGATTTCTCATTGTTTGTAGAATTCGTTCGGGTTTTGCAACGTGTTAGGACTACAATGGGAAGAAACAGGTGA
- the LOC140874802 gene encoding pentatricopeptide repeat-containing protein At3g06430, chloroplastic codes for MVLSLSSSFLHSPLPNAAAAAATPTPRRLIITSSSSSPSVTVASPAKKKHWKVGEYPGLIESSIPQFSSTSNKRTPIKNIKKKLDKKNTAKGWANTVTEALSEAIEKKQWKRALQVFEMLKDQSFYQPKEGTYMRLLVLLGRSGQPGQACQLFDEMVDQGVEPTSELYTALIAACCRSNLISKAFTILEQMKSLPNCQPDVYTFSILMKACIDAGSFDLVESLYDQMAERLITPNTVTQNTVLSGYGKAGKYEEMEKVLSRMLDSTTCEPDVWTMNTIISLYGNEGKIEMMERWYEKFRNFGIEPETRTFNILIGAYGKKRMYDKMSSVMEYMRRLSFPWTTSTYNNVIEAFSDAGDAKHMECTFDQMRAEGMKADTKTFCCLIRGYANAGLFHKVISSVQLAGRLEIPENTSFFNAVIYACSKAQDLMEMERVFKRMKDKLCQPDSMTYSMMIDAYRKEGMSDKVYDLEQKKQQMVPVRVLLETESPIEEDIGIAI; via the exons ATGGTGCTCTCCCTCTCCTCCTCCTTCCTCCATTCTCCTCTGCCCaacgccgccgccgccgccgccactCCGACACCCCGCAGATTGATCATCACCTCCTCTTCCTCCTCCCCCTCCGTCACTGTTGCATCTCCGGCGAAGAAAAAGCACTGGAAAGTGGGTGAATATCCTGGTCTCATTGAATCCTCTATCCCACAGTTTTCGAGCACTAGTAATAAGAGAACCCCTATTAAGAATATCAAGAAGAAGCTAGACAAGAAGAACACTGCCAAGGGGTGGGCCAATACTGTCACTGAAGCTCTCTCCGAAGCCATTGAGAAAAAGCAATGGAAACGTGCCCTTCAG GTATTTGAGATGCTTAAGGATCAATCCTTCTATCAGCCTAAAGAGGGTACATACATGAGGCTCCTCGTTCTTCTCGGAAGATCCGGACAACCAGGCCAAGCCTGTCAACTCTTTGATGAAATGGTTGATCAAGGGGTGGAACCGACCTCAGAACTGTACACAGCTTTGATTGCTGCATGTTGCAGGAGTAACCTGATCAGTAAAGCTTTCACCATTCTTGAACAAATGAAGTCTCTTCCGAATTGTCAGCCAGATGTATATACTTTCAGCATACTCATGAAGGCCTGCATTGATGCTGGATCTTTCGACCTGGTTGAATCCCTTTATGATCAAATGGCTGAACGATTGATTACTCCTAACACTGTCACTCAAAATACAGTACTTAGCGGCTATGGAAAGGCAGGAAAATACGAGGAGATGGAGAAGGTTCTTTCCAGGATGCTTGACAGCACGACCTGCGAACCTGATGTATGGACCATGAATACTATTATTAGTTTGTATGGGAACGAGGGTAAAATCGAAATGATGGAAAGATGGTACGAAAAGTTTCGCAACTTCGGAATTGAGCCTGAAACACGCACTTTTAATATCCTAATTGGTGCTTACGGGAAGAAAAGGATGTATGATAAGATGTCATCGGTAATGGAGTACATGCGTAGACTTTCATTTCCGTGGACTACATCAACATACAACAATGTCATCGAGGCATTTTCAGATGCAGGCGATGCAAAACACATGGAATGCACATTTGATCAGATGCGTGCTGAAGGCATGAAGGCGGACACCAAGACTTTCTGCTGTCTCATCAGAGGGTATGCCAATGCTGGCCTTTTTCATAAGGTGATTAGCAGCGTGCAACTGGCTGGAAGATTGGAGATACCTGAGAATACCTCGTTCTTTAATGCGGTCATATATGCATGTTCAAAGGCTCAGGATTTAATGGAAATGGAAAGAGTTTTCAAGAGAATGAAAGATAAGCTATGCCAACCAGATTCCATGACTTACTCGATGATGATTGATGCATATAGAAAGGAAGGAATGAGTGACAAGGTCTATGATCTAGAGCAAAAAAAACAGCAAATGGTTCCTGTTAGAGTTCTTCTGGAAACTGAGTCACCAATTGAAGAAGACATAGGCATAGCAATTTGA
- the LOC140874438 gene encoding uncharacterized protein: protein MVSNAVGTRKHSTWTKDEHEVLARSFVTITDDPIIGNDQKADAFWGHVVSYYNENRLLGSNSRRCGHSDKYILRFAYKKCRDENNGVAFNLEHVWKIVKDRPMFAPQSDDHFVATKKRGSRSEEQATHPPTKM from the exons ATGGTTTCAAATGCTGTGGGTACGAGAAAACATTCAACTTGGACAAAGGATGAACACGAGGTGTTGGCAAGAAGTTTTGTCACAATCACCGATGATCCAATAATCGGAAATGATCAGAAAGCGGATGCTTTTTGGGGACATGTTGTCAGCTACTACAATGAGAATCGTCTTCTAGGTTCAAACAGCAGAAGG TGTGGTCACAGTGACAAATATATATTGAGGTTTGCGTACAAAAAATGTCGCGACGAAAACAATGGTGTTGCATTCAATCTTGAGCATGTGTGGAAAATTGTCAAAGATCGTCCAATGTTTGCTCCACAATCTGATGATCACTTTGTGGCCACAAAAAAACGAGGATCTCGAAGTGAGGAGCAAGCAACACATCCTCCAACCAAAATGTGA